One part of the Pristiophorus japonicus isolate sPriJap1 chromosome 21, sPriJap1.hap1, whole genome shotgun sequence genome encodes these proteins:
- the LOC139233715 gene encoding ribonuclease P protein subunit p25-like protein, whose amino-acid sequence MQGWLKGGEMEHYRKIRKTEEESPLPFENLPADIVEMRVKEGSKIRNLMGFAMGRMELEMTKQIVFSGSGRAVTKTITCVEIMKRRISGLHQLTKLRYKSLQETWEHREPRQDSQNLTLSKNVPSICILLSKEPLDPAQAGYQPPDTGDGLWVGAEEAAEEDPSPSPRGIKRALCCGDNDMVKKLTKDSQLEPSLPNYTYLLNYQQ is encoded by the coding sequence ATGCAGGGCTGGCTGAAAGGTGGAGAGATGGAGCATTACAGGAAGATCAGGAAGACTGAGGAAGAGAGCCCCCTGCCCTTCGAGAACCTGCCCGCCGACATCGTGGAGATGCGGGTGAAAGAGGGCAGCAAGATCAGGAACTTGATGGGCTTCGCCATGGGCAGGATGGAGCTGGAGATGACCAAGCAGATCGTCTTCAGCGGCTCGGGCAGGGCGGTGACCAAGACCATCACCTGCGTGGAGATCATGAAGAGGCGCATCAGCGGTCTCCACCAGCTCACCAAGCTGCGTTACAAGAGCCTGCAGGAGACCTGGGAGCACCGGGAACCCCGGCAGGACTCCCAGAACCTCACCCTCTCCAAGAACGTGCCCTCCATCTGCATCCTGCTGTCCAAGGAACCCCTGGACCCGGCCCAAGCCGGCTACCAGCCGCCGGACACCGGAGACGGGCTGTGGGTGGGGGccgaggaggctgcagaggaagATCCCAGCCCGTCTCCAAGGGGCATCAAGCGCGCCCTATGTTGCGGGGACAACGATATGGTCAAAAAACTGACAAAAGACAGCCAACTTGAGCCTTCCTTACCTAACTACACCTACTTACTGAACTACCAACAGTAA